DNA sequence from the Amycolatopsis sp. Hca4 genome:
TCGTCACGAGGGTCTCGGTGCGCAGGTCGCCCTCGGTGTCCCAGGCGAAGGTGAACACGAGCCGTTCGGGCGCGGTGACCTCGCGGTAGACGCCGTGCATCCAGTGCTCGTCGCCCTCCGGGGAGCGGATGCACGCCCGCCAGGCGCCGCCGGGCCGGGTGGCGAGGGTGACGGCGGAGCCGGTGTAGCCGTGCGGGCCGAGCCAGCTCGCCAGCTGGTCGGGGTCGGTCCAGGCGGCGAAGACGAGCTCGCGCGGG
Encoded proteins:
- a CDS encoding SRPBCC domain-containing protein, coding for MPDLTITRVFDAPRELVFAAWTDPDQLASWLGPHGYTGSAVTLATRPGGAWRACIRSPEGDEHWMHGVYREVTAPERLVFTFAWDTEGDLRTETLVTIGFADLDGKTEMTFVQSGFPTVADRDGHDEGWTSSFEDLTRFIRGKDAR